Below is a window of Deltaproteobacteria bacterium DNA.
TGGTACCGGCGACTTCGTCGCCACCCCAGCGAACGTTGAGAAAGCATTCAACGCCACGGGCCCCGATTCCCCGCGAGCCTTATTGAATCTGGACGGCATGCGCCATCAAAACGTTACAAGCCCGGGCGCTTTTCGTCGCCAACTGAGCCGGTATCTAACTACTTGGTACCAAATATTCCTCGACGGTCACACGAGTCATAAAAAGTACCTCACGGGTGCGGAGGCAGATGCCGATAAAGCCCGAGGCGGCATCGCGACCCTCAACTTTCTGGATCGGCAGTAATTAGTCACCAAGCAGGGCACGAAACTTATCGTCAAGCATGGGTAGACTCGCAACATGGATAACTCTATGGCGCGCCCGAAATTTCAGAGCATTCGCCTCTAATACGCCGCCAAGCCAAATCTCGGTTGATGCAATCAGTGATTCGTCGAGTTCTTTTAAATAGTCGCGCTGAGTGATGATCTTCCCAGTGGCTGTAGCCACCGGCATGCGGATCGAACGCCCCAGCAGTACGACCGGACTGCGCAGCGCATTGGCCGCACCAGCCAATGAACGCGCTGGCATGTTGCAGCCAAAAAAGTGCGTTGTTAATCCTCGTGACTCTGCCAAGAGCGAGGCCAGCAAAATGCCAAACTCATGATGATCGCCCTCTTGGGTGGCAATGATCACACTTGGAGCTGAAGCCGATCGTTCCTCGCCCTGCCGCGGCCGCGTAGCACCCATATGATAAATTGCTTGGTAAATGTGCGTCTTGAGAATGGCGGATAGCGCATGCTCGTGGGCGATCGATAGTTTCTCGTCGTTGACGAGTTGACCGATCAGACCAATGAGAGGCAGCACAACTTGGTAAACAAAGTCCGTAACACTGCCGTGCAATCGTGCCGATGCTAACTGCGCACTCAAGTCACGTAGTTGAAAGTTTTCAAGGGCCGCCACCATCCGACTCAGTAGCATGGAGCTAACCTTGGACTTGGCCTCGGTAAGGTTCTGGTCGCCAGCCTCGGATTCGCTGGTCTGGCGCCCCCTAGCACCGGCAATAAGGCGTTCCAGCTCAGCCATGGGTAGTTTCGCCACGGCGGAAATGGCATGTCCCCGGGTCGTTAGCTCACCGAGGAGACAGAGCCGGTCAGCATCGTCCTGGCTGTAGACGCGCCGCCCATTGGCCGCCCTTTTGGGGCTAATGGCACCGTAGCGGCGCTCCCAAATGCGAATCGTATGCGGATTGACTCCGGTGTATGAGGCTAGGGCCTTGACCCCGTAATCAGCCATAAATTCAGTCACTTATATGTTTTAGTGGCGAGCACAGCTATTATTGTATGACATTTGACTAACTTTTGAACTAATTTTTTATCGCGAAGACCTAGAACAATCTCAGTCAGTGGCCGATAACTGTATGGTCGTCCGCGCTTCACTCTCTCCTTGCAGCACTCCCAGCGGGCACATATATGGACACTGCACTTAGGCGTCTTGGACCGAAGGGTGCATCAAAGGAGGCAGTCATGAATAACCATTTACTCAAGCTCGAACAGGAACTCGCCATCGCCAGAGCGCGGGTAACGTCACCAGGTCCTGTGGCTGCTGGCGGTGAAGCCGTGGCTGCAGCCAAACTGCTTTTACAGGCAGCGCGGGAAGACCAGGACCGCGAGGGCCTACAACGCACGCCGGAACGATTCGCCAAGGCCTTTGTTCACCTATGCTCCGGCTATCAGAAAACGGCCCGCGACGTCGTTGGCGAAGGTGTTTTTGCAGCAGAAGGCAAGGGTCTCGTGGCGGTACGTGAGGTGGAGTTCTACAGCCTGTGCGAGCACCACATGCTCCCATTCTGGGGTAAGGCATCGGTAGCTTACTATCCACACGAGCTTATTCTTGGACTGTCGAAGATCCCACGGATTATCGACCTGCATGCGCGCAGGTTGCAGGTGCAAGAACGACTGACCGAAAGTATCGCGGCCGATATAGTCGACTTGATTGGGCCCCGCGCCATTGTGGTACAAGTTGAAGCGCAGCATCTGTGTATGATGATGCGCGGCGTGGAGAAACAGGGCTCCTCCACAACCACGGAAACTGTGCGCAACGTCGCAGGCGTCAGCCAGGACGAGTTGCAACGGCTTTACGCATCGCTCAAGTAGTCACGCGCAAGGCGCCGTCAACTTGAAAGCGATCGTCGAACACAAAGCAGTCGCCCTCGTAATGGGCACTGCCCTGCTCTTCGAAGTACCGTAAGATCCCACCATCGAGCTGAGTCGCACGCTCAAATCCGTGGGCTTTGGCCCATGGGACGACTTTTTCACACCGCACGCCACCAGTGCAGTAAAAGACAATTTGCTTGTCTCTCTGATCCCCCAAAGCCGCCAAGAAAGCATCTGGAAATTCCGTGAAGGTCTTGATCGGCAGGCGCACTGCACCAGTAAAAGCTCCAACGTCCGTCTCGTAAGCGTTGCGCGTATCGACCACGATAAAGTCGCCGGCCTGCTCTTCAAGAGCCGCTTTAAGTTCAGCCGGAGACATCCGATCACCGCCTAAAATAGCGGCAACCGAGGGATCCGATGCCTCCGCAAAGCGAATGATCCACCGCTTGACCTTAACTTCCATCCGGCGAAACGGCCGCTTGGGAGTTTCACTCCACTTAGGAACCACATCGGCAAAGCGGACATCAGATTTCAGGTATCCTAAAAAGGCCTCGAGCGCATTGGCCTCGCCGGCGAGGGCACAGTTGATACCTTCAGGAGCGAGCAAGATCGTGCCCAGTAAACCTAACCGTCGCGCCTCATCACGCCATGGGTAGCGCAAGGCTTTAGCATCGTCAATCTGCACAAATTTATAGAAATTGATTACCGAAAAACTCATCAAGGTCCCCAAAATACAACCTCGGACCCCTAGGTCCCTCGGCGGCGCTCACGTCCGTACTGCTACCATGAAAGACACGACCTCGACAATGGCAACAAATACAGATCGTTAGAGCGCCATCAACCCTGGTATTTGGGCAACATTTTTATATACTTGAGTCACGGCCCTAGCATCTGTGACGGAGGCCTGCAGGGTTACCGACGTGTAACGACTACCCCCCGAGGCGCGCGTGGCGACTTCTCCAGCAGGGAGTAAACTAAGCAGATGTTGGCACTGGTCAGTGCTAACGATAAATTTGAAGGTGTACGTACAGGGCCATTGATGCACCGCATTCAGTTTGTCTTCGAGGCTCTGGTAGGAATCCACAGTATACCCTTTATCTGCTGTCTCTTCACAAGGCTCATGACAGCGTAACAGTGACCGATTTCTCGCACTGAACAGCGCTAAGTTAAACCAAGACTTCCGTTGCTGTCACCGAATTTACTCATAGTGACGCCTAGGGCATTTGCCATCGTGACATGAAGATTACAAAAGGGCGTGCCCTCAAAGTTTAGGTGCTGACCACCACGGACGGCACCGCTCCCGCGCCCTACCAGAAGCACCGGCAGGTTGTCGTGGGTGTGTCGTGCACCATCGGCCACGCCACCTCCGAGGAGTAAGATGGAGCTGTCTAGAAGATTGCCGGCACCATCACTGACCGTCCGCATGCGCTGACAGAAAAGACTAAACTGCTTTACATGCCACGCAACTATACGAGCGATCTTAGCGTACCCCTCCGCAGAGCTATCGTGCGAAATATCATGATGACTCGACGGAAGGCCTATAAAATCGTAACTTTGATTAGTCGACTCGGAGGCAAGGAGAAGAGTTGCAACCTGTGTAACTCCGCATTGGAAAGCATGAAAAATAAGTTCGTAAAACTGCTGAATGCGCAGTTCGTACGCAGCCGATGAAGGCCTAGTCCCGGCGTCGCAAGTGCTAGCAGGCGCTTTACTAAGTCGCCCCTCGAGTTCACGCACTGACTGTAAATACTCTTGCAAGCGCGCCCGATCGGTAGCGCCAATCACCTTACCAAGGCTCTGAGCCTCGGTTACAACTGCGTCAAGAATGCTGCGTCCCATCGCCTCGCGTATGACTCTTTGACCTTCACGATCAGCATCTGAGCCTGCACCAAAAATACGATCAAATACTACACCAGGATCAACATCGCGTGGATTCGGACTCGCCCCCCCCAGCCACGAGAGACATGCCTGGTAGTCAGCTGTGTAGCCACTCTCGGAAGCGGCCTGTTCCTCACCTGCTAAACAAAGATTTGATACACGGCTCCCTGAACTTAGGGTCTTAGCCAAAGTAATATCGATGGTCGTGCTGACATTGGGACCTGGGAACTGAGGTGTCTGCCCAGACAAAAATGCGGTAAGACCCCGCGAATGGTCACCATTGATCGTTGATTTGGCTGGACCAAGTTGAAGACCACTAATCACAGTCACGTAATCGCGCACACTCTGCAGATCACTGAGCGGGTGATCAAGGGAAAAACCGCTTCCAGTGACCGCCGGTTTCCACTGCGCACCGTTTGGTAGATACACATAGAGCACACGCTTAGTGGATGCGGCCATCGCAACACCAGGCACGAAGTACTCGAGAAAAGGCAGACTGATCCACGCGCCGCATCCACGCAGGAAGGATCTTCTGGTCGTGCCCTTTTTAGTACTTTTAATTAGCAAATTTCGACGCCTCTCTGTGTATTTTATGGTTCGACTATCAGCGCACGACTTAGGTCCACCACCAGATTTCTAAGTCCGTAGGACTGGTCTTTAGATCTGACTGCTACCTTTTGAATCATGCACTGTTCATATTGATTCGGTAATCGTCCGAGCATGTATTGTCCAAGCTTAGTGGCCAAACAATTCGCAAAGGCTTCGTCGTCTTTAATCACCTGGGCAAGTGCCTTCGCATCGCTGAATTCACGTCCATCCGGCAAAACACCGCTCGCATCAATCGGTCCGAAGTCATCACGGTCACGCCACTTACCGTAAGTGTCATAGTTCTCGAGCCCGAGACCCATGGGATCCATACTGGAATGGCAACTAGCGCATTGAGCATTAGCACGATGAGTAGCGAGCCTCTGACGCATCGGCTTCGGACTTCCTGCAACAGGTGCCAGAACCGTCTGTAAACCAGGCGGCGGTGCTGGAGGTGGCGAGCAAAGTAAGCGCTCGAGGATCCATTTACCGCGCTTGACCGGTGACGTCCCGTCCGGGTTAGAGGTTTGCAGAAGAAAAGAACCGTGAGTCAAAAGCCCCCCACGTTGGATACCGTCTAATTCAGTGCGGCTCAATTCTTTACCAAAATTACCAGAAAGTCCGTAGTGCCCTGCCAGTCGATCGTTGACAAAACTAAACCTCGCATCGAGTAACAGGCTGATATTACGATTAGCTGTGAGGAAATCGGCGAAAAATGCCTGTGTCTCTGCCTCAAAATCTGCCAACAACTTATCGTCGACATGATGAGCTGCAGGCGCCTTGCTAAGACCACGTAGCCCGAGCCACTGACCAACAAAATTTCGTAAAAATCCGAGCGCTTTCAGATCGGTTGCAAGACGATTAACTTCCCCTACAAGAACCGCATCCTCTGTCAACCGACCGCTAGCGGCAGCCGTCAGAAGATCCGAATCAGGTAAAGTCGCCCAAAGCGCGTACGATAGGCGCGTTGCTAGAGCAAACTGACCGCGCAGAGCCAGCTGCGACTGAGAAGCCAGATTATGGTGGTAAAGAAACTGGGGCGCGACAAGCACCGCTGATAGGGCAGCAGTGTAGGCGTTTTTAGGGCTGTGTCCCGCATCCACGAACTTCGCAGGTAGAGCCGTCCATCGGCGCCTCTCGTCATCAAGGAGAGGTCTACGAAATGCCCTCTCTGCAAACTTTGCCGTGGCCTCCCCAGTACAACCAACCTTGTACTGCGCGGCGGCACATGTAGAAGTTTCTTTTTCCACCAATGCTGCGCCGAGATTTTGTCCGGATTCTAAGTACATTTGAATCAATGATGTGGTCGCACTACGGATTGCACCCGTGTCAAAGCCGTTACCCATGGCATCAGGCGGAAAAATCCCAGCTACGTTGGACCTAACTCCGAGTAGGTCAAAAGTCGTGCGATCGTATTCCGTGTTTGTCATGAGCCTCAGTGTTGACTGGGGCACCTGAGGAGGACGGTCACCGCAGGTGCCATCAGAATCGATGGGCGTACGGTTGATCTGATCGACTGGGGTGGTGGCAGTATCATCGGATTTTGGCCGCGGCAATA
It encodes the following:
- a CDS encoding MerR family transcriptional regulator, whose translation is MADYGVKALASYTGVNPHTIRIWERRYGAISPKRAANGRRVYSQDDADRLCLLGELTTRGHAISAVAKLPMAELERLIAGARGRQTSESEAGDQNLTEAKSKVSSMLLSRMVAALENFQLRDLSAQLASARLHGSVTDFVYQVVLPLIGLIGQLVNDEKLSIAHEHALSAILKTHIYQAIYHMGATRPRQGEERSASAPSVIIATQEGDHHEFGILLASLLAESRGLTTHFFGCNMPARSLAGAANALRSPVVLLGRSIRMPVATATGKIITQRDYLKELDESLIASTEIWLGGVLEANALKFRARHRVIHVASLPMLDDKFRALLGD
- a CDS encoding DUF493 domain-containing protein gives rise to the protein MDSYQSLEDKLNAVHQWPCTYTFKFIVSTDQCQHLLSLLPAGEVATRASGGSRYTSVTLQASVTDARAVTQVYKNVAQIPGLMAL
- a CDS encoding sulfurtransferase, with protein sequence MSFSVINFYKFVQIDDAKALRYPWRDEARRLGLLGTILLAPEGINCALAGEANALEAFLGYLKSDVRFADVVPKWSETPKRPFRRMEVKVKRWIIRFAEASDPSVAAILGGDRMSPAELKAALEEQAGDFIVVDTRNAYETDVGAFTGAVRLPIKTFTEFPDAFLAALGDQRDKQIVFYCTGGVRCEKVVPWAKAHGFERATQLDGGILRYFEEQGSAHYEGDCFVFDDRFQVDGALRVTT
- the folE gene encoding GTP cyclohydrolase I FolE encodes the protein MNNHLLKLEQELAIARARVTSPGPVAAGGEAVAAAKLLLQAAREDQDREGLQRTPERFAKAFVHLCSGYQKTARDVVGEGVFAAEGKGLVAVREVEFYSLCEHHMLPFWGKASVAYYPHELILGLSKIPRIIDLHARRLQVQERLTESIAADIVDLIGPRAIVVQVEAQHLCMMMRGVEKQGSSTTTETVRNVAGVSQDELQRLYASLK
- a CDS encoding DUF1552 domain-containing protein, with translation MLIKSTKKGTTRRSFLRGCGAWISLPFLEYFVPGVAMAASTKRVLYVYLPNGAQWKPAVTGSGFSLDHPLSDLQSVRDYVTVISGLQLGPAKSTINGDHSRGLTAFLSGQTPQFPGPNVSTTIDITLAKTLSSGSRVSNLCLAGEEQAASESGYTADYQACLSWLGGASPNPRDVDPGVVFDRIFGAGSDADREGQRVIREAMGRSILDAVVTEAQSLGKVIGATDRARLQEYLQSVRELEGRLSKAPASTCDAGTRPSSAAYELRIQQFYELIFHAFQCGVTQVATLLLASESTNQSYDFIGLPSSHHDISHDSSAEGYAKIARIVAWHVKQFSLFCQRMRTVSDGAGNLLDSSILLLGGGVADGARHTHDNLPVLLVGRGSGAVRGGQHLNFEGTPFCNLHVTMANALGVTMSKFGDSNGSLGLT
- a CDS encoding DUF1588 domain-containing protein gives rise to the protein MKFSQTIRRLPSLGPTLLALLLTGCHLLPVKRLLPRPKSDDTATTPVDQINRTPIDSDGTCGDRPPQVPQSTLRLMTNTEYDRTTFDLLGVRSNVAGIFPPDAMGNGFDTGAIRSATTSLIQMYLESGQNLGAALVEKETSTCAAAQYKVGCTGEATAKFAERAFRRPLLDDERRRWTALPAKFVDAGHSPKNAYTAALSAVLVAPQFLYHHNLASQSQLALRGQFALATRLSYALWATLPDSDLLTAAASGRLTEDAVLVGEVNRLATDLKALGFLRNFVGQWLGLRGLSKAPAAHHVDDKLLADFEAETQAFFADFLTANRNISLLLDARFSFVNDRLAGHYGLSGNFGKELSRTELDGIQRGGLLTHGSFLLQTSNPDGTSPVKRGKWILERLLCSPPPAPPPGLQTVLAPVAGSPKPMRQRLATHRANAQCASCHSSMDPMGLGLENYDTYGKWRDRDDFGPIDASGVLPDGREFSDAKALAQVIKDDEAFANCLATKLGQYMLGRLPNQYEQCMIQKVAVRSKDQSYGLRNLVVDLSRALIVEP